The genomic region GCTGATGGTCTTTCGAGGGGGTAGTCTCTCTTACTTCAAATGGTCGTCGATCCTATGAAATCGAAAGAATGAAGCTTTCGAAAATACTCGTAACGTTACTCGCAGCAGCAACTTGGAAATATACTACGAAAAGTTTCTTACGTTTCCCGCGAAAGTATCAAGTAAAAAGGGAGAATATTAGAAGGGATGGGAAAATCGATATCCCCAAAGTGAAGTTTCATTGATGAAAATAATTTCGCGGTATCGCGCGGCTTTTATACGTAAACACGCTGACAGGGAAACTTTTTCGAAGTAAACGTGACAGCATGATGGACACGTTGCTGGTTTCAAGAGAACCATCGTTTACACGCTCTTCGAAGACGAGGAGGAGAACAGAAGGTGTTCGCGAGCTGCTTCGCGGGACACTCGTCCACGAAAGACCCTTTACATTATCCGATTGCTTTTCACGAACCAGTGACAACGAACACAATCAAATCTACCACTGAGTACACACTGTCCACGAGTATAACTGTAAACGATCCCTTCTTCGCTTCGACTCTCATTAAAACCTCATTTCTGAATCGAATCTCAGCTGAAACTTACCAAAAACTAGCTTGGCATTGGTGTATAATACCATAAATCGTGGCTCACGGTATTGAAAAACTCGATCCGTGGATTGGTCGCATCGAGAACTTCAACCACCTCGTATTTCTCAAATAGCACACAAGAGCAACGTTCAAGGTAAACCAAAAAAAGAGGCGGATAAAAGGAATACACTGTAAACGGAAGCCTGGCAAGCACCCGCTGTCGGATCGAAACCGAGCAGACGTTTCACGCGACTATTCATTATAATTTACACACGAAATAATGCTACGTTTACGAAACAGTTGGAAAACGGTACGAATCTACAAAAGCCTTTCGTCTGTGCACGATACGCAACATCAATCGGCCACTGTTCCCACTGTGTTGTGTCCTACAATGGCCACACTCACTGAAAGCTCACGACGCACCAAAACAATTCGTCGCACATGTCGCACGACCGTGGTTACGACCGGACGCGAGCTTTCGCCCGGTTCTCCGGAAACGACTCGGTACAGCCACGGGACGTTCGCGGTAATCGCTCGACGAGGACAACGAGTAACGTCCTGGGTATATTTTTGGCGAGCAACAAGACTGGTTCAGCCGCGGTTTTTCATCGAATCTCGCGACTGGTGCGGGTTTTCGAGAACGACCGATGCCCACGAGAACCGAACGCGTTGTGAGCGTGCAGCGGCTGTGCCGGGAATTTGAAAGAAGCATCGTTAAGAGGCCCTCACAACGCCTCGCACCTGCGTCTTCCGCCTTTGGCCCGTTCGATACCTCCGACACCGTCCGAACGATAACATTTAAACGCTACCGACGCGTGAAACGTTTTTCTAATCGCACACGTTCACCTCCCCATTTAACTCGAACGAATTAAGGGCCTGGAGTTGCTGCGAGTCAatttcttcgaggtcaaatcgATTTTAATCGCTGTTTCTGcgttatttaattaataaacgATTAAACGAGACATtcaattgaataattaaacgtTTCAGAAGCTGTAATGTTTTATTTAGCCTCAATTTACGATTCGTATCATTGCTCGTTAACCATTCGATGGTTCGTTTGAATGTTTTCCGTAGTTTCGCGAAGAGGAAGTAGCAGACTATAATTCGAAACCAGTTTTATTAAATGTGAAATACACGGAGAGTGAAAATGTgcctgtgcgtgtgtgtgtcgaCGAGCGTGAACGTGTTGGTTCGACATTCGAATATCGAAACGTGGATTGGCAACCTCCCTCCGATCGGTGGTGGtggaaataaatatttaattggTACAGAGGCTGCAGTTCAATTGGATTTCGACGATTTGATTAAGGTAGGTGTGAGGAACGCTTAATGCGCATAGTCGTGGGTgtaggtaggaatttttcgcGAGTCAAACGCGTGTTCTGGAATTTTCAATGGATTATTAATTTTGTAATTTAATCGAGGAACTGGTATCCGCGTGCGTAATTTTGAATTTCAGATACCAAATATTTATTTCGCGTCAAATATCTGGATTCTCATCAATTTGATTTGGTTCGCTTCGAGATACGTTCTAATTTAAATTTTTCCACGATTCGAAGTCCTCTTAATCAGCCTAGATCAATTAAATCACCGCGAGATCTCTGAAACGTATATTTTCAACGATTCTACAGATCTTTCGATGCATCGAACGTTTGGTTCAGAATATTTCCTTCGACTTTCGCGTGAGAATGAGGTGAAATTTAGACGAAGGCCACGATCGAGCGGTTTCCACCAATTGGTAATTAAACTTCAAGAGAGAGAAGAAGCGAGAGGCGTTGATAAGGGAAATGTTGAGGAAAAAAGAGTGGCATCTCACCTGTTGCACAGTAGACAGTTGTCCACCATGGCCTCGTTCCTTTCCAACATCTTCGTAGGTTATCGAACGCACACGATCATCCGCGAGATGTGTTTAACGTCAAACATCGATTTTCCTGGTTCCCGGAGATTGCATCAGGCGTAGACTCGCTGCTCCACTTCCGTCTAGGGTTGCGATGCGTGACAGAAGCTGCACGTCACCTGTTGCGTTCGACGCATCGTAACCAGTCGCTGTTTGGTTGAAAAAGTCATGGAAGTTGTCTCAACCGCTTCATCGCAATTAAAAACGAACAGCTGAATTATAAGATACCGTTCTCGTTGTAACTCTAACTTCGTCGCAGCGTGCAACGATCGAACGTTCGCGTTTCTTCATCTCTGCTAGCAAAATGAAGAAAAATAACTGACTGCGAGGAGTGAATTCGTAAGTTGTCTTCCAAAACGATCCCTCAACGTCAAGTGAATTCTATTCGAGAAGATAAACGAAATCGCGAGGGATTAGCGCACGGGAAGCCTTCGTGATGTCGTTTCGAACGCGAGCACGGTCACGTGTTTCCGTCTCGAAATTCCTCTTCGTTGGGAGCGAGCGTCTCTACGAAGATTTACGAGCTCGCGTGTTCTTCGTTCGTCTGGAATGTAAAATTTCTGGTTTAATCACCGCGAAGAGAGGTTACTTTAAAAAAAATTTGCGTTTGTATTGTCTTTGCGACGATGGCTGTGAATTAATGGTCGTTTAATCTGTCTTTAAAATAGATATCCATGATAGCGTGTAACTTGGCGACGCTAGGCGCTTGGGTTAATCCTGTCGAGGCCTTCGAAGCTTTTCCATCCAAATCGTGTTAtcgtttatttaaaataaatgtcCTGGTCTTGCGTAACTTCATTTTGTACGTTGTCAAAATTGATACGCATTTTCTGTCAGTGTCGCATACGGTATGGTTCATAAATATTTGGTTATGTGTAATCGAACAGCTTGAGGATCACAAATTTTTAAACAGCAAAATAGTTCTACAAATTTATCATCATTTAAAAGATTACGACAGTTCTTTTCTCTGGGACCATAGAAGAATGCACGAGCGTCTGATCATATCGCGCTGATTCTACTGCCAGCCTCCGATGCACAGCATGCGTGACATGTGATTAATATATCATATAAACTTGATGTATTTATTGCTTATGTACTGTTTTGCACATTTTATGCTTGTACGTCTGAAAGCGTAGATGATGATGACCATATTGATTtatggaaaataaaaaaatagagaGCTTGCCAGGCAGTAAGGAATGAGATAAACAATTTTTTTAACAAAATGCGCTTAAAGTTACATGTGGAATATGCATCGAAAGATATAGCATGGtcaattatataatttttagtttttcatttttctttaatCGTTATTAGCTTGATGGTTCTTTTTATTCATCTCAGTTCATTCCTCCTCTGTTTTTTAGGCATATCGAGATTCTTTTTAGAGAGAAGAATGATCAGTGGAGATAAATAAGCTTTCATAAATTTCCATATTCGACAATGTTCCATTTTTGGGTGAACAAATATTGTTTCATCAGCCGAACAGCCTTCTCTTCCATTACCCGAATCCAATGCCACCGGGATACATCATCGGTTTGGTACATCATCTCCGGTTCCGGTTGACTTCAACTCGACTTCGCGTCTTTAATCTAAGTTATCGCCCTCTTTCTGCTCGAAAAAGCTCGATATATTTCCCGAGTTAAAGCGTTCGTATTTCTCCTTCAATATTTAGCGATCAATCTTCCATAGCTTTCCTTTGGTAATTACTTTGCGAACTATCGATGTTATGCTTCCGACCGAGTCGGAAAGTATACTTGGCTGACGAAGTCCGACTCGGTTGATTATTGATTAGCGACTGGAATTATTTAGTGATTCTTAGCTTATGCTTTAATTTCCACGAGCAAATATTTACGTGGACATCGATCCAAACGTCTTCTGAAATCTTACCTTATAACCTCTCGACGAACAGCGATTAcaaatttcactaattttacgATCAGTAGGATAAATTCGATTTTCGTGCTCTGTTCGTCGAAATTCCAACGCCAGTCGTTGACCAGAATCTGTCACCATTTAATTTCACGGTTACTCAATTAATTGCCGCTGCGATTTCGCGGCAACGattcaatttaaataaatataaatgataCTTGAGTGGGAAGCATTGGTCTGTTTACAAGCAGAGATAGAGGAAACTGGTAGAGAAGAAAGATCGCTTCTCTTTTCCTCGGAAATGGATTAATTCGTGCTCGACAATGATCGATCGTGAACTCGTAGCATACGATTGGTAGCATTTCAATCTCGCTGACCTTAATTTCGATGTTTGCCAAGTGGCTCGATCGGGTTCGCGTATTATCTCGTTCTTTACCCCCTTGTTGCATTAAAATAACGAAGGGAAGATATTTTGAAAAGTTACGCGTCAACAAACAGTTGTTGCAGCAACAACAGGCGAACACGCGCGAGATTCGACGGGCGTGCGGTTCTGATTTTAGACGCCGGGCATCCTGCCAATTATAATGCACCGTGTTCCTCTGATCGCGTGGAAGAAGCGGCTGATCGATTCCGCCTCGCGGTGAATAAATCGGCTCGCGATTACGGGTAATTAAACGATCGAACGCCTCGACACGGCCTGCATTTCGCCGCTTGTTTACCTTGGAGGCGAGCATTTTTATATTCTAACGCGAAACTGGTTTCTGACGAACGCGTTGAAGCTTCTTCAAATCCGCACGCGTATATTTTTACACAGGCGATGTCACAACGATAATTGTTTTAACGATTAACATTTTGTCAGCGTTCtttccctttttcttttctctcttatCGGTCTTCCCtgggaaatcgaagcgatcgtaCGATTGATCAGGTGTCTTTCAGCGTTATCTATTCGGAACTTGTTCCGATGTTCGTTAACTAGATTCTGGTAGATTACGTAATGCATTATTATCGACCATCTTGTTTTGGGATGTAGGAAATGTTGCCTGTTTCATTTCAGAAGCAGATATTGGTGGAATCAGAATGATTTTCTAATCGTCTACTTCACTTAGAAGAGCCTAGTTCTTCGCAATTGTTATAACCGTCCACCATCTATTCCTCACTTCCTCCTTCGCCTTAATAGCGTGACGACATTAGGTAATCATCATTACCAACTAAAGTTCAATCCCATAATCAAGTCCCGATATTTACGGAAACGTAATTCCAGTCGTTCAACGAATCAATTTATGGCAGCATCATTACAATGGCAGATCAATTGGTCGCGAGGTTCCTAGGGTGGCGACACAATGGACGATGTCGTCGGGATGACGAGTGACCGACTCGCGCGTAGCCATTTCCAAAGATCGCGAGGTTCGaatcgtttatttatttatttattaaacatGTTCCACGAAGCTGTAATTATAAGCATCCATCGAAAAGTGAAAGGAACTGACCACGAAGATTACAATTATAGATTTCTCATTAGCGGTTTGTTTCCTGCTACCGCCATAATCGTTTGGCTCGAGCGATGGCATCtatttcaattcaaagaaaccgTTATATCGTTTCTACCAATTCAATAAAGATCATACGCAGTTCATATGGCCTTAGTGCTTGCCCTTTCTAGTCTGGACTGACGACACCGACGAATATAGACCCTCGCCCTATTACTCGTTTAGCCTTCGCAGCTAGACGAAGGTAAAGGACGATCTATAAATCCATAAAGACACGGAAAAACAATGTGAATGAAGGTTCAGCTGGTTCCCGTTCCAGCCTCGATCTTGATCGTCTCGAACGGTAGTGGCGGATCAATTTACCCCGTTGATTGGGTTGATTATTATTTGACGACGGTTCAGATTTTTATAATCGAGCCAAGgtatattattataaataaattgtATATGTGCGGATGGATTTGGGGAGGTTAAGTAATCATTTCTCGTTAATCATTGCTAGCACCTGGACCTTTATTATTGTTAATCCGAATTTATAATTTCGATTTTACAAGCTTAAGTATTAGTGTTGACTGTAAATCCTCCGACGCGATGGTTCGTGGTTACTTGAAAGCGTAAGAAGAGCGGATTCTGAATGTGAAGAACTGTTAAAACTGTTTTCGCCATCTGTTATTCTGTGTAGATGGATCCGTCCTCAGTTTTGATCGCCCGTTTTCTTATTGCTTCGGGCGAGATGGTTTTCAGATCGTACGCTAATCCTAATCGTGCACAGAAATCGATCATCGCGGTGGTCCAGTTACTCATGTAACGTGCAGTTCGCCAGTTTTGTAGTCCCACGGGAATACGTGGTGATAATTGTGCTATCCTTCGCTGGTAGACATAATGGACCACGTGATATGGTCCGTTGGACTGATGTGCCTGAAAATTGATGACGAAATTCATTAAAAAATCTATCATACATTTCTTTCATTTCGCAGTACAAAAAATACTGTATAAAAATACCACAATTTCGTAGTACGTAATTTGTGCCATTTTTTCTCATGAAAAGTAGCTGCTGAGTTCGCCAACCACGTACAATGTAGGCCACAAATGTATCTAAATATCATGGCGTGATAAGCAACAAGTGGCTTCTCGTTCCAAAAGTAATACGGCACCCACATAGGAATCAAGCCGCACAGTGGCATCAGAATGTAATAGTACCTGAAGAACGTAGAGGATGCACTCTTATTGTTGGTATTATTCGTATTTTGTGCGAGTGCGGAACACACTTCggtgttttcaatatttttttctACCTTTTTTGCCAAACAACAACAAGATCTTGCGTTAAATCACTTAGATCAATCTTTGCACCCTTCTTGATCGCATCAGGATGTTCCCttatatttatttatcttgacATGCAAAAATGTGCATTACGTTAATCGTATTTCCATAATGATGAGCTAATGAGCTTCTTATTTAACGAAAATTCTTTAAGATGaacaatattatttttaacgtCATTGTAGCAAACCATAATTTAACAGAGGGAATCATTTTTCCACACGATTTTATTGATTTCATTCGTTTAATTTAGGATTCTTGATTTCAACCCTTGAACTGCAGTAGAATCTTGATAAATCGACCTAAGAAggagagaaatatttttttgcaTACTGTTCACCAAATAGTTATATATAGAAATTAATTATACTTAACTTCAGTTTAGCCTCGTAAACGAGCTTCAATATTTCCGGAAACTCACTTTCAACCTCCATTTGTACAACTAATCAATTTGTGCGGCTCGTTTCGTCAATGGCAGATCTATTGACAGATCATCAGGCTCTTAATGCCCAACAAAACGTGGGGCTATCGAAGGCTACCTTTATTACACGTTCGTGACTAAAAGGCTATTTGCGAGATCAAGTCGTTTTAAACGATTTCATCAACTATTTGTATAAATTTCAATAGTTAATAATTACATATAGAATTCTTTTAACGTTCTGTCTGCGCTGTATATATTTCTAAGGAGGGTACTTCAGATTGTTATTTGTAGATGCGACGTGTTTCGAGCATGCTGACGACGAGAATTGTCAATTTTAGTCGTTTGCAAACGAACTATCCTTTTTATTCACCTAACTTAAGATTCTCGATTTGGACATTTCAATTACAGTGGAATATCGATTATTCAAATTAAAGGAATGCGAACAGGTTTTATCCTATTCAATTATGTATTTGTGCATAACATTTAATCCTCATTTCTAATATTAGTTTAGTCCAGTAAACGAGCCTCGATATTTGCGGATGTTCACTTTTGGCCTCCATTTGTGCAACTGACCAATTTGTGCGGCTCGTTTCGTCAATGGCAGATCTATTGAGAGATTACGAGTCTCTTAAGTAGTGGATAGAATCGATGGTACAATGAAATACATTGTAACCGACAGACTTGGGGCATAAATATTCGAAAATAGTGGTTAATCGGTGAATATTTGACTTTTTTCATATCATTGTCTGATCAAAGTTATCGTAGATAAATGTGATCCAATTCAATGAAAATACTCAAAAAGAAGACTCAATTTATCCCATTCGTTGCTTCTCGATTGGTGAAAGAAAGTATAATGTCCATTTTACTACCGATACGACGAACGATAGACAAATTCGATTAAATCGAAACACTTTATTTATCTAAAAAACAATATAATTTCTTATAACGGGTATAAAAAATCGTTGTATATATTGTATACTGGTAATTGTATACTTTCTGTTTCGCTGGAATAATGTTAAGTAAAATTAAACGTGTACGTTAATTTTTTCGTTTCATACTGGAATTAAATGCACGCGACACGACAGAATTTCCGAAGCACTTTATCCCGTAAAAATGTTACGACTCCTGCCTTTGTTGATCTGCCTTTATAAAGGACCAATGAGTTTGATTAAAAAGTAAGTATTCCTTCTGAACGATATTTATTCCTAGGATCATTCCTGGAATCCAACCGACGGTTCTACGCGTGGGAATTTAACCAACTTTCGAGCTTCTCCCTGTTCCTGGCCAGCCATTTGATATTGTTCGACACCGTTTCCAGCGCTTTGGCGCGGTTCATGGCGCCAGCGCCAGCCTCGGGGTAGCTAGCGAAGAACGCCTTCATTTCGTTCAATTTTGTCTCCGTGGCGAAGGTGTTCGTGATGGACGGGATCAAGGAGCCCAGGTAGCGGTCGTTTAAGGTGTATCTGTTGACGAGGAGCTCCCAATTGGAGCGCACCCAGTCCCAGACCAACGGCGTTCCCACTGGATTCCCTGAGATGACGATCAAACAGCTGAAGAAGTCCTGGGCGCGAACGTAGTTCTGGTCTGTCGCTGTTGCGATGAATCTGCGCAGGTTTATCGAGAAACGTTTCAAAAATGATCAatgtttaataattattatacgattgTGTTCAAAAGGGAACGATTTAATCTACTTGTTCAGAATCCAACTGGATCGTATCCCAGCAAGACCGCGCATCAGTTTCAGTTTCTCTGTCGCGTCAGTCTCAGCGACGAACTTATCGAACATGGCGTTCCAGGATGCTTCGTCGCCAGCATGGTTTATCCCTGCAAGAACGAACGGCGATATTTAACGATTAATATTTCACATTTTAGATTCGTTTGCTACACCAATGTGAAAAGTAGTAGATAAAAAAGGTTTACCGTAATAGTAGACAAGATCACGGGTATCAGGATGTGGTCGAACGTCCTTGGAATCTTGAATCCAGTTTTTGAATAATCTCCCGGCTTCCTCCAGGCATTCTTCGTGCCCAACGGAACAAGCCAGCCGCAGGATGGTTGTTCGAAGTTTCCTGCATAGACGAATATTAAACAGGAAGGTAATTAACTACTTTTTGTTGAACGTAAAAAACAGTAATAAATGTTGATTAATTATCCGAGGATGGATTTTTACGTACAGAAGAACACGATCGTTAGTCTCGCTGACGTTCCATCCGACTTGATGGTACGCACTGTCCACCAAGCCTCTGAcgtatttctaaaaaatgtcgTAAAAATTAATCATTGAATTTCAGCCACTTTTTTAGGTATTTATGGATAGTAGAAACACGTGAAAAAAAGTTTGTATGCGAGACTAAAGTGAATGGCCGAGGTATGCGTTATGATATATTGATTTTGGTTGCGTTCCTTTTTCAAATATAAATTCGCGTAATAAATTGCTGTTTATGGTATTGTAAAGGCAGAGTTACCTTGAACTTAGCTGAAAAATTGGTCGACGACAGCAGAGTGTCGATGTTCGTTAATTTCGATGAAGCCACGCTCCACGGAATGTAGTGTTTCTCTTGTGGAAGATAAGCTGTCATGTCCATCGCTATTCCGTAATCGAGTTCTCCAGCACTTGCCAGACTGAACGCGTCTTCCAGTAGATGCACTCTGTTCGCCACGGACAGCGTCTAACAAGTTCAGTGGAATATTCTTTCACGAATAATCAGGGACCAAACGCAGGATGAGTgaagaataaaaatataattgatTCTACCGTGTGCTCTCGTTGAAGAAGCTTGGAGAGGCTGTTCCACGCGGATGGTTGATAATTGACACGATAGTATCCAACTTCGTCGGCGTTGAACTTTATCCAGTCGACTGGTTCGTCCAGTTCAATCGTCACTGAAAAATTCAATTGATCATCAATTTATTCGATgaagttaaaaataattaacaatCACCAGAATgacgcttacattctttggcgTCTTTATCGAACCACACAAGAGCTGGCTTCGACATTTTGCTCGTGATGTACGTGACAGGAATGGTCCATTTGTATCTTCGAATCAACACGAAATAATCAGTGTCTCGCTTGAAATTGATTAAACAGCCAAGTAATCTTATTTTAACCCTTAAGGGTCGAATTTATTAGTTCACCTGTATTCCGATTCAGAGGGATCGAACTGTGCGTCAGGGTCGGCCAAAAACCGTTTCTGCGTCAACGTGTACTTATTTTCGGACTTTTCCACGTTCACCACTGGGAATCCCTTCTGCCTGGTCCACGTATCCATAATGGCCGTCACGTTCAGGTCACTTGACGAAGATTCTTGTATTATCTTGAAGAGATCAGCTGTTTCGGCGTTATGGTACATAAATTTCTTCAAGTAAGCGGAAATAGCGTTGTAGAATACTTCTGGTCCAATGAAATTCTCCATCATACGAATGACGGACGACCCCTTGCAAATAAATTTCAGGAACACATCAAATCTAGGTAAGACAATCCAGTATCAAATTAAGCGGAATTTAGAAAGTCAGCTACCTTCTTGTAAGATATCTCATCGAATATCGCAGTTATTTCATCAGGATTATTGACAGTCTGCACGATCGGGTGGGAGCTCAGTTTTGCGTCAGTTACAAATACAGAGTGCATTTGTTCCGTCAGAAACATATCCATCTGTTAGAAAATAAACCCACTATTCTCCAATACCTTAAGCGTAAAAAAAATCAAATTGTAACGAAGTTAATCAAAAAATCGAGTTAATCACCAGTCCCCAGTCAGGCAGAACTCCATCCGCGCTTTTGTACTGCATAAAAGAGGCGAAACCTTCGTTCAGCCACAAGTCATTCCACCAGGACATAGTAACTGAAGAGGTGATAGGGAACAAGTTGAAATAACAGAGAAAAAGAATGCCCTCTCGTCTCTGTTGCGAGTAATTAAACTCACCCAAGTTTCCAAACCACATATGAGCAAACTCGTGACTAACCACAGTTGTAACATCGTAGGCCTGGGAAGTAGAGCTCGTGTTCTTCTCATACAACAACCTCGCCTCTCTGTACGTGACCAGCCCCCAGTTCTCCATTGCACCGGATACAAAATCAGGAATGGCTGCCATATCTGGAAAAGTCAAGCATCTAGATTGTAACAAATAATCGTCTGAACGAATCGTCTCTTCTCTAAACATTCTTTCTCGCATTcattatggaatttaattgaatTTTGCGAAACTTCGAACACCTGAAATTATTTTCGACTTCTTGTCGAATCGAGGAGGCGGGGAATTTAGAACTTACCAAGCTTTGGTAAAGGATAATCGATGCCAAACaggttgatataatattcgatgatcTTCACGCCTATGTCGAGGGCAAACGCGCCCTTTTGTTGTTGCGCTCTGGTCGCGTACACGCTGACCGGAAATTGGCGGCCATTGAGGCCCTTCGCGGTTTTCGTCAGTGGAACGAAGTCGCTCACGATGAAACAGGATAAGTACGTCGACATTGGCACGCTTTTCGCAAACGTCACCGTTGTCAATCCTGGCGATGGCTGATCTATTTGCGTACACTAAAATACATTTTTAATGACACACCGTTTCTATCGACGATACAAAATTCAGATATACTTTTACCTCTGAATTCATGTTAGATAAGGCACTGTAGTAATCACCAGTGGGGTGCACTAGCTTCACCGTGAATTCCGCTTTGAAGGCTGGCTCGTCGAAACAGGGGAACGCTCTTCTGGCATACGTCGGTTCGAATTTCGACGTAGCGATGTATCTGCGAACGGAAATCCATCAGAATTCAAATAAAATAGATgaataaaagaagaaagaaacatCAGACTCACCTGGTACGGTTCTGTTCATCTTTGTATTTGCTCGAGTAGAAGCCCACAATCTTATCTGGTTGCAGGGCGCCATTAAACTCGAAGCTCAGATTGTACATCCCCACGTGGAGTTCATTTTTCGTCGGTACAACGAACATCTCATGCTTGGGCACCTGTACGAGGTCCAATACCTCGAATT from Xylocopa sonorina isolate GNS202 chromosome 2, iyXylSono1_principal, whole genome shotgun sequence harbors:
- the LOC143433279 gene encoding acyl-CoA Delta-9 desaturase-like — its product is MIPSVKLWEHPDAIKKGAKIDLSDLTQDLVVVWQKRYYYILMPLCGLIPMWVPYYFWNEKPLVAYHAMIFRYICGLHCTWLANSAATFHEKKWHKLRTTKLWYFYTAHQSNGPYHVVHYVYQRRIAQLSPRIPVGLQNWRTARYMSNWTTAMIDFCARLGLAYDLKTISPEAIRKRAIKTEDGSIYTE
- the LOC143433162 gene encoding glutamyl aminopeptidase isoform X1, which translates into the protein MATKASKRSSGGAGSHAASVSVTRILLQRGTGVLCFTCSVCIILSLICTCLATLLVLLDQKVEAASYHPYSLTTMGPETVPDLSFRLPKEVKPLHYDVYLHPDLEKGTFRGKVTILIDVIDRRSYIALHQKELNITSTTLRTYDREENHEFEVLDLVQVPKHEMFVVPTKNELHVGMYNLSFEFNGALQPDKIVGFYSSKYKDEQNRTRYIATSKFEPTYARRAFPCFDEPAFKAEFTVKLVHPTGDYYSALSNMNSECTQIDQPSPGLTTVTFAKSVPMSTYLSCFIVSDFVPLTKTAKGLNGRQFPVSVYATRAQQQKGAFALDIGVKIIEYYINLFGIDYPLPKLDMAAIPDFVSGAMENWGLVTYREARLLYEKNTSSTSQAYDVTTVVSHEFAHMWFGNLVTMSWWNDLWLNEGFASFMQYKSADGVLPDWGLMDMFLTEQMHSVFVTDAKLSSHPIVQTVNNPDEITAIFDEISYKKGSSVIRMMENFIGPEVFYNAISAYLKKFMYHNAETADLFKIIQESSSSDLNVTAIMDTWTRQKGFPVVNVEKSENKYTLTQKRFLADPDAQFDPSESEYRYKWTIPVTYITSKMSKPALVWFDKDAKELTIELDEPVDWIKFNADEVGYYRVNYQPSAWNSLSKLLQREHTTLSVANRVHLLEDAFSLASAGELDYGIAMDMTAYLPQEKHYIPWSVASSKLTNIDTLLSSTNFSAKFKKYVRGLVDSAYHQVGWNVSETNDRVLLKLRTTILRLACSVGHEECLEEAGRLFKNWIQDSKDVRPHPDTRDLVYYYGINHAGDEASWNAMFDKFVAETDATEKLKLMRGLAGIRSSWILNKFIATATDQNYVRAQDFFSCLIVISGNPVGTPLVWDWVRSNWELLVNRYTLNDRYLGSLIPSITNTFATETKLNEMKAFFASYPEAGAGAMNRAKALETVSNNIKWLARNREKLESWLNSHA
- the LOC143433162 gene encoding glutamyl aminopeptidase isoform X3, with translation MALGLKRLFTCRNKLFPTIDLYRRLSLRRFTTALTTMGPETVPDLSFRLPKEVKPLHYDVYLHPDLEKGTFRGKVTILIDVIDRRSYIALHQKELNITSTTLRTYDREENHEFEVLDLVQVPKHEMFVVPTKNELHVGMYNLSFEFNGALQPDKIVGFYSSKYKDEQNRTRYIATSKFEPTYARRAFPCFDEPAFKAEFTVKLVHPTGDYYSALSNMNSECTQIDQPSPGLTTVTFAKSVPMSTYLSCFIVSDFVPLTKTAKGLNGRQFPVSVYATRAQQQKGAFALDIGVKIIEYYINLFGIDYPLPKLDMAAIPDFVSGAMENWGLVTYREARLLYEKNTSSTSQAYDVTTVVSHEFAHMWFGNLVTMSWWNDLWLNEGFASFMQYKSADGVLPDWGLMDMFLTEQMHSVFVTDAKLSSHPIVQTVNNPDEITAIFDEISYKKGSSVIRMMENFIGPEVFYNAISAYLKKFMYHNAETADLFKIIQESSSSDLNVTAIMDTWTRQKGFPVVNVEKSENKYTLTQKRFLADPDAQFDPSESEYRYKWTIPVTYITSKMSKPALVWFDKDAKELTIELDEPVDWIKFNADEVGYYRVNYQPSAWNSLSKLLQREHTTLSVANRVHLLEDAFSLASAGELDYGIAMDMTAYLPQEKHYIPWSVASSKLTNIDTLLSSTNFSAKFKKYVRGLVDSAYHQVGWNVSETNDRVLLKLRTTILRLACSVGHEECLEEAGRLFKNWIQDSKDVRPHPDTRDLVYYYGINHAGDEASWNAMFDKFVAETDATEKLKLMRGLAGIRSSWILNKFIATATDQNYVRAQDFFSCLIVISGNPVGTPLVWDWVRSNWELLVNRYTLNDRYLGSLIPSITNTFATETKLNEMKAFFASYPEAGAGAMNRAKALETVSNNIKWLARNREKLESWLNSHA
- the LOC143433162 gene encoding glutamyl aminopeptidase isoform X2, coding for MALGLKRLFTCRNKLFPTIDLYRRLSLRRFTTGIVLLSPPRRHSYRTLTTMGPETVPDLSFRLPKEVKPLHYDVYLHPDLEKGTFRGKVTILIDVIDRRSYIALHQKELNITSTTLRTYDREENHEFEVLDLVQVPKHEMFVVPTKNELHVGMYNLSFEFNGALQPDKIVGFYSSKYKDEQNRTRYIATSKFEPTYARRAFPCFDEPAFKAEFTVKLVHPTGDYYSALSNMNSECTQIDQPSPGLTTVTFAKSVPMSTYLSCFIVSDFVPLTKTAKGLNGRQFPVSVYATRAQQQKGAFALDIGVKIIEYYINLFGIDYPLPKLDMAAIPDFVSGAMENWGLVTYREARLLYEKNTSSTSQAYDVTTVVSHEFAHMWFGNLVTMSWWNDLWLNEGFASFMQYKSADGVLPDWGLMDMFLTEQMHSVFVTDAKLSSHPIVQTVNNPDEITAIFDEISYKKGSSVIRMMENFIGPEVFYNAISAYLKKFMYHNAETADLFKIIQESSSSDLNVTAIMDTWTRQKGFPVVNVEKSENKYTLTQKRFLADPDAQFDPSESEYRYKWTIPVTYITSKMSKPALVWFDKDAKELTIELDEPVDWIKFNADEVGYYRVNYQPSAWNSLSKLLQREHTTLSVANRVHLLEDAFSLASAGELDYGIAMDMTAYLPQEKHYIPWSVASSKLTNIDTLLSSTNFSAKFKKYVRGLVDSAYHQVGWNVSETNDRVLLKLRTTILRLACSVGHEECLEEAGRLFKNWIQDSKDVRPHPDTRDLVYYYGINHAGDEASWNAMFDKFVAETDATEKLKLMRGLAGIRSSWILNKFIATATDQNYVRAQDFFSCLIVISGNPVGTPLVWDWVRSNWELLVNRYTLNDRYLGSLIPSITNTFATETKLNEMKAFFASYPEAGAGAMNRAKALETVSNNIKWLARNREKLESWLNSHA